In Jaculus jaculus isolate mJacJac1 chromosome 2, mJacJac1.mat.Y.cur, whole genome shotgun sequence, the genomic window agactatatcgtgaattccaggtcagcctgagttagagtgagaccctacttcgaaaaaacagccaaacaaacaaaaaacaaaaaaaaaaagaaagaaagacaagatactgtcaggctagagagatggcttagcggttaaggtgcttatctgccaagccaaaggaaccaggtttgattccctagtaccctcgtaaagccagatgcacatggtggcacatgtgtctggagtttgtttgcagtgactggagaacttggcatgcctattatccctctcttaagtaaataaatatcttaaaaaatatttatttatttacttgagagacagaaagtgggggggagagagagagagagaatgggcatgccagggcttccagccactgcaaaccaactccaaatacatgctcccccttgtgcatctggcttacgtgggtactggagaatcaaaccgggatcctttggctttgcagccaaacgccttaaccgctaagcggtctctccagcccaattttttgttttcaaaaaaaggtgttggggccagagagatggtttagtggttaaggcacttgcctgcaaagcctaaggactcatgtacaACTGCAGATCTCACCTAATCctgatgcataaaggtgaggcaagggcatagtcacacatgcccactaggtggcacaagcgtctggagtttgattgcattggctgaggccctggcacactaatttctctctctccctgtgtctccctttgtctctttctctctctctggaaaagaaaaagaaaaaggtgctgTCAGCAGTGGTGGGGAGATACAGCCCAAAAGAATCTCAGAAAAGCTAAGCAATGTTAGCGAGTTTATTCAGATAAAAATAAGggaaagccagatgtgatggtttatggctgtaatcccagcagttgggaggcttaggcaggaggagcattgtgagttcaaagccattctgGGCTATAGagttgagactctgtctcaaaaaaaaaaagaaaaattaaaaaaaaatcaggttttgtggcacatacctttaatcccagcacttgggaggcagaggtaggaggatcactgtgagttcgaggccactctgagactatatagtgaatttcaggccagcctgggctaaagtaataccctacctcgaaaaacaaaataaagtttttgcaccaaaaaattaaattaaattaaaaagtggggcatggtggcacacacttttaatcccagcactcaggaggcagaagtaggaagatccccGTGGGTtacaagccaccctgagactacatagtggattccaggtcagcctgggctagagtgagatactgccttgaaaaacaaaaaaaaaaaaaaataaaataaaatacatttggactggagagagagcttcgctgttaaggtgcttatctgcaaagcctaaggacccaagtttgtctccccagaacccacataagccagatgcacatggtgacgcatgtgcacaaggtggcacgtgcatgcatctggcttatgtgtttgtttgcagtggccaaaggccctggcatgttgattctgtcactcactcactctctctcctctctcactgtctcataaataaattaaaaaaaaatttaaaacgtctttttaaaaattttttggtttttcaaggtaggatcccattctagcccaggttgacctggacttcaccatataatttcagggtggccttgaactcacagccatctccctacctctgcctcctgagtgctgggattaaaggcgtgcaccaccacacccagcaaaacttcattcttttatatactttcctgctttttcttttcttttcttttttggtttttcctttgATTGGCAGAGGAAAAACGAACCCAGTGCCCTAGCCAGTATCATCTTTCTGCCGTACATGGTACAGATTTAGGAATAAGAGAAGAGTGCTAATACTGTAAAACTCAAGGTCATAAACATTGTGGCACTTAAGTGAGCATAGTCTGTTTGTGGggttgtgtatgtgtgcgtgtgggcATTCATGTGTCAttgcacacgtggaggtcagaggacagtgttCAGGTCAGCCTTTGccattccacctcatttgagaccCTGTTTCTTGCTCTTCGTTCTCACTCTGCTGTGGCTGTTCTTTGCTAAGCTTATTTATCTGTCAGAGTCCTGGCATTGTACTGATTTCTggctgaaaaaaattatttatttaagggctggagagatggcttagcggttaagcgtttgcctgtgaagcctaaggacccccgtttgaggctccattccccaggacctatgttagccagatgcacaagtgggcgcatgcatctggagttcatttgcagtggctggaggccctggtactcccattctctctctctctctctctctctccctctccctctccctctccctctctctgcctttttctctctctatcactctcaaataaataaataaaaatgaacaaaaattttatttatttaaatccaggtgtgctggcacatgcctttaatcccagcactgggaggcagaggtaggaggattgccatgagttcaaggccaccctgagtctacatagtgaactccaggtcagcctgagctagagtgagactttaccttgaaaaaccatatgtatatggatagagagatggctcagtggttaaggagcttgtcttcaaagcgtaacaatctgggtttgattccccagtattcacagaagccagatgcacaaagtggcacatgcatttggagatcatttgcaggggctagaggccctggcatgcccatatactctGTGTttgtatctctctccttgcaaataaataagttattaaaaatatttatttggggctggagagatggcttagcggttaagcgcttgcctgtgaagcctaaggaccctggttcgaggctcggttccccaggtcccacgttagccagatgcacaagggggcgcacgcgtctggagttcgtttgcagaggctggaagccctggcgcgcccattccctctttctctctgtgtctgtcgctctcaaataaataaataaataaataaataaataaataaatttatttgcacatgagagaaagaatgagcatgccagagcctcttgctgctgcaaatgcatgtgccactttgtgtgtctggctttaacatgggtaCAGGCAAGTCAAAGagtggctggcaggctttgcataccaacacctttaaccactgaaccatcttcccaactctggcttctggcttttaaaaaaaaaattttttttttttttttttttttggtttttcgaggtagggtctcactctagctcaggctgacctgtaattcactatgtagtctcagggtggcctcatactcatggtgatcctcctacttctgcttcccgagtgctgggatgaaaggcatgcaacaccaccccctgcttaaaaactttttattttttttattttttggtttttcgaggtagggtctcactctggctcaggctgacttaaaaactttttaaaaaagatttatttttagggctggagggatggcttagcagttaaggcgcctgcctgcaaagccaaaggacccaggttcaattctccaggacccatgtaaaccagatgcacaaggtggcgcatgcttctggagtctctttgcagtggctgaaggccctgatgcacccattctctatctgcctctctgtgtgataaataaaataaacaaatagttatttttaaaaaatttttgtttatttttatttatttgagagcgaaaaacagacacagagagaaagagacagagagaaagagagagagactgggtgcaccaggacctccagccactacaaactccagatgcatgtgccaccttgtgcatctggcttaggtagctactggggaatcaagccttgaaccggggtccttagtcttcacaggcaagcacttaactgctaagccatctctccagcccaaaataaatattttaaaaaattattaaaatagtaaaatttaaaagagctttatttttattaatttattcattagacacagagagagggagagaatgggcatgccagaacctctagccactgtaaccaaactccagacgcatgtgccaccatgtgcatctggtttatgtgggacctggagattcaaacctggatccttaggcttcacatgcaagtgccttaccctctcagccatctctccagccccttttggctttttgtgggAAGCTTAAGGATAGAACTTGagtactcaggcttgagtggcagatcccagatgcatgcaccactttttgcatgtggctttgcatgggttctgggaaagtgAAAATAGGCAGCAaagagcaagtgccttcaactgctaagccatctccccaggaaagTTACAATGGTGATGGGTGGTCCAGGTCATTCCAGGAATGTGTTTGGGCCACTTTGGGCTACAATGAGATGACAGATCCAAAGATGGAGACATTTTGGTCCTAACatgagtttgatttccagtagGTATAAATGCTGGGTATTGGTCCTCATGCAATCCTGGTGCTAGTGAGGATCCTGGGGCTTGGAAGCTAGCCAGTCTAAGAGTAACTGATGAGTTCCACGCCAATGAGACACCCTGATTCAAAGAATGTAGAGTGCATCCTAAGGAAGACCCTGACTCCCGGAGGTTGGCCTCTGGTTTCTACACCCATGCGCacacatgaacatagatacacACGTATACTTGAGCatgtcacacacatgcaaaaaatagaacaatggaagccgggcatggtggcgcacacctttaatcccagcactcgtgaggcagaggtaggaggatcatcatgagttcgaggccaccctgagactccatagtgaattttaggttagtctgggctagagtgagaccctacctcgaaaaaacagaaaagacgcaccaggaaaacaaacaaaaaaaaaaaaaatggggctggagagatggcttagaggttaaggcggttgcctgcatagcctaaggacctaggttcgattccccagtaataCCCCCCCCCCGTTCCCAGCccccccacgtaagccagatgcatcagatggcgcatgcgtctggagttcgtttgcagaggctagaggccctggcgcgcccattgtctctcaaataaataaagtatcggTATCCTTATTTGGGGTTAAGCGCACTGCAGTCGACCGGTAAACACAACTCCGCCGGCGCCGCTGTCCCGGGTTGCAGCCCGCCAGCGCGGGAAGTCGACCGGAAAAAGCGAGCCGGCTTTGTCTTCACTGCGCTTGCGTGTAGAGTGCGGCGAAGTGCGCGTGCGCAGTGCCGCTCGCAGGCGTAGCGCGCACGTTCGCGGAGGTTCCGCCGTGCGGGTCGAGACTTTGCGGCCCGAGGGATCCCGGCCGAGGGGGCGCAGGGATCTGCACGAGGTTGGGACCCCGTGGGTTGGGTGCAGGGTGAGGTCCCGGTGGGGCTAGAGTCCCTGGGTCGTGAGGTTGCAGTCCCCGTGGCGGTGGAGGCCCGGGTGCGGGCTCGGGCCCTTGGCCCTGCGTGGAGGTGGAGggaagatggggtgggggaggggtgcggGCTGGCGGAGATTCTGGGCCGTGGGTCGGGCCCCCCGGGTGGGACGGGGTCTGGACCTCACAGCCTCTTGCGTGCGCAGGTAGGTCGCGGCTAAGCCGCGCAGGCCCGAGCAGGATGTCGTACATGCTCCCGCATCTGCACAATGGCTGGCAGGTAGACCAGGCCATTCTTTCCGAGGAGGACCGCGTGGTCGTCATTCGGTTCGGGCACGACTGGGACCCCACCTGCATGAAGATGGACGAGGTTCTGTACAGCATCGCAGAAAAGGTAGTGCGTGGGCGGAAGTTGGCTCTTGCTGAGTCCCCCGGCAGCGGGATGGGACCGCAAGCTCCCATCTTCCAGTGGCCTCATGGTCGTGCTGACCCGCTGAGAAAGTTTTATGAGCTGGGACGGTGAAAGGATCCCATTCCTTTTGAAGAGGTTCATGAGATCCTTATAAAATAAGTGACTAAAGTggcagggtattttttttttaacacataattttcctgcctcagcttcccggaGTTCTAGGTATGCACAAGCATGCTGGGGCTTGTCAgtgtaattatttttgtttatttttatttatttatttgagagcgacagacagcgagaaggaggcagagaatgagaatgggcgcgccaggtcttccagccactgcaaacgaattccagactcatgcgcccccttgtgcatctggctaacgtgggtcctggggaatcgagccccaaaccggggtccctaggcttcacagtcaagcgcttaaccgctaagccatctctccagcccttgtcaatGTAATTGTAAGAATTTATTGTGTAGTGAACAGAATGCATTTGCAGACTGTTGGGATTGTTGGAGCTGACTTAAAATAGCTTATTTTTAATAGCTTGATTCCTTTTCTTGGTACCTTGTTTATTTGTTGTAATTACGAAGCAAAACTTCGGGTTTAATGCCATAGTATATGTTTTTCCCTTTGGGTTGTGGGAAAGACTGGCCTTGAAGCTTTCACGCACCTGCCTCGACCtctttaagtgctgggattactggcatgtaaTTCCATGCACTTTGTAAGTCATTTGATTTGTAGGTTTTCAGGATTCCAGTGCAGCAAATGTTAGGAGAATGTAGAATCATGTTTTGTTAGGGATAATTTACTAATTTTCCATGTTACTGTACTGGATGTGCTGTGGCATTTATCTCCTGACAATAGAAGTGCAATTGTAGGACACTGTTGTATGACCaggagttaaaattttttttagatatttaaatcatttttatttatttatttgagagcgagagagagagagagagagagagaatggacgcgccagggcctccagccactgcagacgaactccggacgcatgcgcctccatgtgcatctggctaacgtgggtcctggggaacggagcctcgaactggggtccttaggcttcacaggcaagcgcttaaccgctaagccatctctccagccccaggagtttTAAAGTtacctggaagcagagagagagataaagagtcagagagtgggtgccagggcctctagccgctgcatatggactccaggtgcatatgcccttctgtgcatctggctttatgtgactgttgggaattgaacccaggccattaagctttgcagacaagtgccttaacttctgagctctctctccagtggcccccccccacacactttttaaagctttttatttacAATCTCCATACTTCTAGACATGCCATCTTACACCACTCTTCTTTTCCCACTCCTGAGTCTTCCCTCCACCGAGTATATTTTTTCCAACTGGTCTCTTCTGTCTGGTCTCATCATTTTACCCTCTCCTATTTTTGCAGAACTTTTCTGCAAAGATCACTACAACACCAGCATGAGTGAAAGCAGAGGAGTTTATTTCCCAGGAACCAAAGTTGGGATTGCGCCCCAAAATAACTTCAGTGTTAAACtgagattttactttcattttatagtgttcatagtcttgggggtgggggacaagcAAGCTGGCAGCTGTTTACAGAAGCAGGACACGACAGTTAGCTTGTGCAGTCTGTATGATTCAAAACATACCTATGAATCAACATGCATATGGATCATGTAGTTGGGTCACCCTAACCATGAGCTGTTTTACTCTATTTTAGTCTAAACTATCCTTCCCTCTTATCGTCCCTCTGGGTTCCCCCTAGACAGTTCTCTTTGGGATTCGTTCAGCTACTGACAGAGATAagttcagctcctcagcagtTAACTCTTAATAGTGACTTCGTCTATCAGTCCAGCTTTCAGCTTCTTTTCCACTACCTTATTACATAGGTagcatcagctactgtgaggtcatgggtaccacggtccctttgtgtctggaagatagtattgtaaagcactcctctccttcctttggggTCTTGCTGTTTTGTAAATACCCTTTGACTTTTTGGGTTTCTGCAGTTAACTATGAGGCAAAGGCAAAGATAGAATTTATAAAGTATTTCATATTAATATCCCACAGGTGACAGAAACactgaagctgtttttttttctctcagatgCTAATGAATGTTGGGTTaaagtctttttctttcaaatgtctCTCCAATAAGCTATTCATTACTGTACTTCAAATGAAAAGAGGAGGCTttagcatgttaggcaagtgctaagTCCTAGGccgaaaggaagaaaaaatttttttgaggtaggttcttcctctagcccaggctgacttggaatttgctatgtgtctcaggttggcttaaactcaacagcgatcctcctacctctgaatccgaagtgctggaattaaaggtgtgtctaCTCCT contains:
- the Txnl4a gene encoding thioredoxin-like protein 4A isoform X3 produces the protein MSYMLPHLHNGWQVDQAILSEEDRVVVIRFGHDWDPTCMKMDEVLYSIAEKKWKIVGDLPHLL